The Fragaria vesca subsp. vesca linkage group LG2, FraVesHawaii_1.0, whole genome shotgun sequence genome includes a window with the following:
- the LOC101294335 gene encoding uncharacterized protein LOC101294335, producing the protein MASLTQHSVGAYCRRPKKSSININASSATSTLNAKIHRASLASFQLPLNIEKKAALITISNVNRKKRKDEQWRVFGSDDGSCGIAPMPAPPSAAELAKDFYNAINSKDINKLDPLLAEDCQYQDLVFYVPFEGKKQGVLPFFAKMMDAMGPNIVFVIDNATEGEKLTASVIWHLEWKNKVIPFAKGCTFFEYEEFDGRLLLRKATGMAEIPFKPGDFVLKFLKSASTFFDLYPMAAEALLKSHEEEPHEGLSSLLDKFFGRH; encoded by the exons ATGGCCTCACTGACCCAACATTCAGTAGGAGCTTATTGCCGCAGACCAAAGAAAAGCTCCATCAACATCAACGCATCTTCTGCTACTTCGACGCTCAATGCCAAAATTCATAGGGCCAGCCTTGCTTCTTTTCAGTTACCATTGAACATCGAAAAGAAGGCGGCTTTGATTACAATTTCGAATGTTAACCGAAAAAAACGCAAAGATGAACAATGGAGAGTGTTCGGAAGCGATGACGGATCATGTGGGATTGCGCCTATGCCAGCACCTCCTTCTGCTGCGGAGTTGGCTAAAGATTTCTACAATGCCATCAATTCCAAGGACATAAACAAACTGGATCCACTTCTAGCTGAGGACTGCCAGTATCAGGATCTTGTGTTTTACGTTCCCTTTGAAGGAAAAAAACAG GGTGTTCTCCCCTTCTTTGCCAAGATGATGGATGCAATGGGACCTAATATCGTTTTCGTTATTGACAATGCGACAGAAGGAGAAAAATTGACTGCCAGTGTGATTTGGCATCTAG AGTGGAAAAATAAAGTCATACCCTTCGCCAAAGGTTGCACATTTTTCGAATACGAAGAATTTGATGGACGTCTTTTGCTTAG GAAAGCAACCGGCATGGCAGAAATTCCATTCAAACCTGGTGATTTCGTATTG AAATTTTTAAAGTCAGCAAGTACCTTCTTCGATCTCTACCCAATGGCAGCAGAAG CGTTATTGAAATCTCATGAGGAAGAACCGCATGAAGGATTATCTTCGTTACTAGACAAGTTTTTTGGCAGGCACTGA